A region of the Muricauda sp. MAR_2010_75 genome:
CTGGGAACAAAGGCTAAGGATTGTACCGCTTTTCCATAATTTCCTTTAATTCCACTGTACTCCAATCCCCATTTGTATCAATAAAATCCTTGATCAGTGCAATATGGCTGGAACCTAGAAGCAGCATTATCCGTTTGTCATTGGGTTCAGTGGCTTTTTGCGCCAAAGACCACATGTACAAATTTCGGCGATACCATTCCGAAGCAAGGTACGCCCCAACAAAATTATCCCGGTCACCTACCAGGAGCGGCACTTGGGTCTGTAGCTCGTTGCTAAAGTTTCTAAGTTCCTCCGAATTGAGATAGTAGGTAATATCAAGTAGAGAGGCTCCCGATTCAATTTTTTCATCAAACTCTTGTGTAAAACGCTCTATGCCATCTGTAAAATAGTTTTGCAGGTCTATTTGCTTTTGTTTGGCCGCAACGGTCATTAAACTATCAAAAGGAAAATCGGTATCGCGATAATCCACGGCCTTCACAGAGGTTAAACCTGCTTTTTTGGCGACTCGGAATGCCAACTGGAAGATTTCGTTTTTTAGGTAAAAGTCGGAAAGGCTGTCGTTGGCAAAATAGTTGTCCTTCAAATACAGTTGGTACAACGAATCCAGTTCCTGTTGCTGGTCATAGGGCCATTCCACCAACACTTGGTCTGGCTTAAACTCCTTTATTTTTTCTGAAATCACCTCCAGCTGGGCCTGAGAGGCATCGCTCATGACATCAAAACTTTTGGTTTTGGCCACATCCGCACCAGGGTTGTGATAGTGGAAAGTGCCCACAAGCAAAGCTTGCTTTGTGGTTTCGGGTTGTTGAATTTCCGGTTTTTCGGTGGGGGAGGTACAGCTTGCAAAAACAAGCAGCGTAATCAGGGAAAATTGAATTTTTTTGATCATGGAAGTTGTTTTGTACAAAGACCTTTCAAGAAAGTATATGTTACAGTTGAAAGGGTATGTTTTAGGATCTTAGGATTTTCTCCATTTTTCGGCCTTTGGCCAATTCATCTACCAATTTGTCCAAATAGCGTACTTGTTGGGTCAATGGGTTTTCAATTTCTTCAATTCGATAACCGCATATCACTCCTTTTATGAGGTGGGCATTGGGATTTAGATCAGCTTTTTCAAAGAAGGTTTCAAAGGTTACTTTTTCATCAATCAATTTTTGGATGTCCTTTTCCGTAAAGCCGGTCAACCATGTTATTACTTGGTGCAGTTCCTCTTTTGTTCGACCTTTCTTTTCCACTTTTGTCACATAATGGGGATAAACCGATGCAAAGGTCATTCTTGCGATTCGCTGATTGTGTTCTGGTGTGGCTTTCATGATAAAACGTTGAACTAAAGTTGATTAAAAGTAACAAATTTCACCTTAGGGTTTATCGTAACGTATGTGGTTTAGTTGGTCCAATAATCCACAACAAGCTCATCCGAAATATGGAAACCCGCACTTCTCTATTAGCATTCTGTTTTGGATTAGCCGCCTCGGGATTGTTACAGTCGGGTTGTAGCTATAGATACCTTTCTTTGATGATATTAAGATGATGAATTTCATGTCCAATCACCGACTTTAGGAAGTCTTCCAATCGAACCTCATGTTGTTTAGCCCACCCTTTTCGTTGCAGTTTATTGGTGGAAAGTGTATCCACAAAACTTTGGGAGGCCTTCCTCACATTCACATAATCTGTCAGTAATTGTTGCAGGGTGAGTTTATCAAATCGACTGTTTTTGACCAAAGACTCCTGATTATACCCCCATAATTCCACTTCTTGGTTTCGACTCAATTGAAAGGCACGGAACATTTTTATACGCTCATGGTCAGTAATATGCCCTACAATTTGTTTAATGCTCCATTTACCAGGAGCATACCTATGCGCAGCTTTTTCTTCATCTATGGACGCCAACAAAGCATTGGTCTTCACTGATGCAAAAAGTGCGGAGAGTTCCTGCTCTTGGGCCAATTCAAAATAATAGGGAAAACCGTCTTGGGGCGTATATCTCATATTTATCGGGGTGATTTTGACCATAAATCAATCTGGCCATGTACCAATATTTGGTCGTGACTTTAAGTATTAACTATCGTGGCATTGGCCTATTCAGCGGTAGTGGGGTCTATAATGGTGGCCACCTCACTGACCAAATTGGCAGGGAAACCTCCCTGTTTGGCATGTTCCAACACCATTTCCTTATTAGGGGAAATGTACACGCAATAGATCTTGTCTCCGGTAACATAGCTTTGTACCCATTGAATCTCTGGGCCCATGTAGCGAAGAACACCACAGGAAGTCTGTGATACTCCTTTGAGCTGCTCAGCGGTTAAATTACCGGCACCGGGTATTTCCCGCTCAATGACATATTTTGGCATGACGTTACAATTTAGTTTCCTACTCGTTTGGCTTTTGGGTTACGCCCCGTTTTGTGTGGTTTCTGGACTCCACTTAAAGGTATTAAATAAAGTGGTGATTAGCAGAATTCCGGTAGGTGATTTTATATGGATATGAAAGCTAAATTAGTTGGCCCAGTAGTCCACTACAAGCACATCGGCAATATGTGGGCCTGCCACTTCTCCAAAAGCCTTATGGTCTGGGTGGATGAGGTAGGCATCCCTATCTGCCTCACTGGTAAAGGTCAATAAATAGCAATGGGTAAGCTCTTTGTTCAAATTTTCCGGGCTGTTGTTGAGGCCCCATTCGTAGCCTTTGATCTCTGATATTTTAGAGGGCAGTGCGTTAAAGGCTTGTTTTACCTTTTCCACATCTTCTTCAGAGGAGGTCTCTTTAAATTTGAACAGGACCACATGGCGCAATTGCGGTTGGGTAACCGCTTCGGTTGCTACTTCAGTCTTTTCCACAACTTCTTCTTTTGTTGATTCTTGGGTTTTTTGGCCACAACCAAACAGTAAAATTACCGCAAAAATAGAGATGATACGATTTTTCATAAGGATGTGGTTTTAAAATTGGTTTATGGCGGAATAAGGTAAGATAAAATTAAAACTTGAACAATTGGCTAAGTTCAACTTCAAGTGCAAGTGCAATGGTGTAGAGCGTAAAAACATTGGCAGAAACTTTATGGTTTTCAATAAGCTCTATATGTTGTTTGTCCCGCCCACACAATCTTCCTAGCTCAGCTTGCGAAATGTTCTTTTGCTTTCTGAGTTCTTTAATTCGATTGCCAATTTTTATGGATAATTCTTGCTTTGTCAACATTAAAATGAACTAACAAAACAAAATTGGACAGATTAAAAAGAAAGAACGTCATAATATATTATGACTATTTGAAATAAAAAGATATATTTATGTCATATTTAGTTGTGACGATGGGTGATTCGAATAAAAGCCAACCAAAAATAGATTTAAAAGGAGTTGTCAAGGACAGCTATGGCTCACCCGAAGAACTGGCCAAAATTTTGGACTTGGGGGTGGTGATGCTGTTTTATTTGGAAGAAGACACCTTTTCCCGTAGGGAAGTGCAAAGTGTAGTAGAGGCGTTAAAGGGCATTGGAGAGTGGTTGCGGGGTAACGGTTTCGGCTATGAGTAGTTGCGTGGTTTAGCGTTAAACTTAGCAAGCCTGCCTGCCGGCAGGTACACACAAAACTGAAAATCCCCAAGGATTTTCAGAAGTAGGCGAGAACAAGCAATTACTTATAGCCATTGCTGCCAATAGTTTTTATTTTTCATTTATACTTTTTATACATAAGTCGATTAATGATAACATTCTAAAGAATAAATAGTCAATATGTTTCGACTTTGACACTTCCAATTTGTCTGTTTCGTGGTGTCGTATTTTATATTCGTTTCCAATTTTAGTCAATAGCTTAAATTCACTTTCTATGATTTCAAAATTGAAACCATCAGATGCGATTGATACTAATTCGGAAGATGATTTTTTCTTATTTGAACCAAAATAGGTTTTAATTCTCTCAAAAGCATCCCATAGTTTTTCTAGAGCAATTTGTTTGTCTTTTGGAATAAAAAACCTGTCTTTGGCTTCGTTTATTAGAGAGTCCAATTCTTGGTCATTAGTTTTAGTCTTTCTATCAAAAAGTAACTCAACATTGACATTTAAGTCCAATAGGTATGATAAATCCATACCGTCATCAATTTGCAAGCTATCATTAAGTATTTCTTTAAATTCCTTAATAGCTTTTTGATATTCAGAATCAAAGTCTAGTTTGTTCTCTTTCGTATACTTTTTAAAATCTCTTTTGTTAAAAAGGCCTTTTCTGAAAACTAAAGATAAGTCGTGAATATCTAGAAGTAATAAAGTATCTCTCACCCAAAATCTTCTAGTAGTTCCATCGTGTTCAAACGGAAATCCTAAATCTTTAAAAAACTTTGTTAGGAAAAAAGAACTTCGATAAGGAAAACTATTGTTGTCGCCACAAATTAATTCCGCAATTTCCATTTCAAACTCTGGATTGTTATGTCTAGCTTGAAGTAGTTTTAATTTCTGTAAATCTGATTCACTTTTCTTGTCAGATTTTAATTTGAAAATGATATCTGAAAGAAGTGTTTTTGCTTGTTCAAACCCGCTAATATTTGTTTCAATTGCCATTGGTTTGAATTAAAATGGTAAATCATCGTTCATAATGTCATCAAAGTCATCTTGCTCTGAATAAAATTCGATTTGAGAAAACCTTATTCTTTCATTTTCAGTCAAAACCCCAAGCACTTTTGATTTTAAATTTTCAAAGCTTTGAAGATTTCCTTTCTTTAAGCCTTTTTTGTAGACTTCGAGACTCGAAATTGCTTTCTCAAGAGTTTCTATTTTTTTATTATCGGTCATTTTAAAATTGTTGGCAACTTATTTATATAGATATGTTTTACATCTATATACACCTCAATTAGGCGCTAAACGATGTTAAAAGATACCACTAAATTTTCAGTGATTACCTTTTCCAGTAGGGAAGTGCGATGTAAAGCGGAGTGGTTGCGGTAGTTACGTAGCTAAGAAATTAGTTTTTTTCAATCTCATTTATCATTTCTTTGGCCACTAAAGTGGAGGAGGGAAGAAACATGGTCGTTACAATTCGCTCGTCAATGACCACATCGTGTTTATCCGCCAGGTCATTTTTGGTCTGGAACAACGCTCCATTTTGTCGTAGTTGATCCTCCAACATGATGGGCAATAACGTTCCTTCAGCAGCCCAACTTTTAGTAACCTCCGTGGAATTCGGAAACCCGGTTAATTTCACATCCTTAACCATATAATTCCCATTGCTCAACTTAACATTTGCAAAAGCACCGGGTCCATGTCCGCAACCACCCACTACGCCGCCATTTTCATAAATTTTGGCTATGAGTGGCAATATAGCTTCATTGTTGGCCACATCAAATAAAGGTCCGTACCCACCACCAATAAAAACGGCTTTGTAGTTTTTATAGTCCACTTGATCGGGCGTTAATGAATTTTCGACCTTACCAAAATTCTCATACTTAATGGTGTAACTACTAATACCTAGGGTGTCCATGGAAAACGGTACTCTTCCACCTGTTGGCGAAACAAAATCCACTTGGTAACCGTGGGAAACAAAAATATGGTAGGGGGGAGCTACCTCCCAAAGATTGTTCCCGGCAAAGTGCTTTTCAGGGTCACCCATATCTTCTGTATTTGAAACGATAATCAATATTTTTCCCTTTTCACCATTGTCGTTGTTACAGGAAATAAAAATTAATAATGCCCATAAGGCCAAGAAACCTTTTTTCATTTTTTGATTGATTTTACAGTAGGTCACTCAAAGGAGGAGAATGTTACAGTTTTTCTAAATTAATGTCGACGCTTATATACGTCCAATTTGGAGCTAGCCGCTATTACAAGATACCACTAAATTTAGTCTTCACCTTTTCTCATAAGGAAGTGCAAAGCGCGGTGGAGACACTTAAAGGCATTGGTAAGTGGTTCCGACAATGATTATCCCGTGGCTGTCAGGGTTAATGATTTTGTAAAGTTTCAAACACTATTTTCCAGGAATCATCCGGTTGTCTTTTCCAATTGATAATATAGGTCCCCACATTTTTAATGGTATCTGAGCTTTCTTTATTGATGAATATTTCATTAAAGGTGTTATACGAGATGGCCATATCTTCCGACGGTATGATGGTGGGTCTTCCACGATCAATGAGTTTCACATCGTATTTATCGTAAATCTGCTCCCATTGTGCTCTTAAGGAATCTTTGGTTAGATGTTGAATTGGTGAATCGGGATAAATCGCAGTATAGTTGTCAGCGTAGAATTCAATCCAATCGTAATCAAATCTCTCATAAACCGCATAAAGACTGTCAACTTGTTTTGCTATCAGAGCCGTTAATTCGGAGTCGGGAGTT
Encoded here:
- a CDS encoding DUF5694 domain-containing protein, with product MIKKIQFSLITLLVFASCTSPTEKPEIQQPETTKQALLVGTFHYHNPGADVAKTKSFDVMSDASQAQLEVISEKIKEFKPDQVLVEWPYDQQQELDSLYQLYLKDNYFANDSLSDFYLKNEIFQLAFRVAKKAGLTSVKAVDYRDTDFPFDSLMTVAAKQKQIDLQNYFTDGIERFTQEFDEKIESGASLLDITYYLNSEELRNFSNELQTQVPLLVGDRDNFVGAYLASEWYRRNLYMWSLAQKATEPNDKRIMLLLGSSHIALIKDFIDTNGDWSTVELKEIMEKRYNP
- a CDS encoding DinB family protein encodes the protein MRYTPQDGFPYYFELAQEQELSALFASVKTNALLASIDEEKAAHRYAPGKWSIKQIVGHITDHERIKMFRAFQLSRNQEVELWGYNQESLVKNSRFDKLTLQQLLTDYVNVRKASQSFVDTLSTNKLQRKGWAKQHEVRLEDFLKSVIGHEIHHLNIIKERYL
- a CDS encoding DUF4242 domain-containing protein; translation: MPKYVIEREIPGAGNLTAEQLKGVSQTSCGVLRYMGPEIQWVQSYVTGDKIYCVYISPNKEMVLEHAKQGGFPANLVSEVATIIDPTTAE
- a CDS encoding DUF2200 domain-containing protein; protein product: MKATPEHNQRIARMTFASVYPHYVTKVEKKGRTKEELHQVITWLTGFTEKDIQKLIDEKVTFETFFEKADLNPNAHLIKGVICGYRIEEIENPLTQQVRYLDKLVDELAKGRKMEKILRS
- a CDS encoding type 1 glutamine amidotransferase domain-containing protein; the protein is MKKGFLALWALLIFISCNNDNGEKGKILIIVSNTEDMGDPEKHFAGNNLWEVAPPYHIFVSHGYQVDFVSPTGGRVPFSMDTLGISSYTIKYENFGKVENSLTPDQVDYKNYKAVFIGGGYGPLFDVANNEAILPLIAKIYENGGVVGGCGHGPGAFANVKLSNGNYMVKDVKLTGFPNSTEVTKSWAAEGTLLPIMLEDQLRQNGALFQTKNDLADKHDVVIDERIVTTMFLPSSTLVAKEMINEIEKN
- a CDS encoding helix-turn-helix domain-containing protein produces the protein MLTKQELSIKIGNRIKELRKQKNISQAELGRLCGRDKQHIELIENHKVSANVFTLYTIALALEVELSQLFKF
- a CDS encoding Dabb family protein, producing the protein MKNRIISIFAVILLFGCGQKTQESTKEEVVEKTEVATEAVTQPQLRHVVLFKFKETSSEEDVEKVKQAFNALPSKISEIKGYEWGLNNSPENLNKELTHCYLLTFTSEADRDAYLIHPDHKAFGEVAGPHIADVLVVDYWAN